A window of Thermoproteus sp. genomic DNA:
CGGTAGAGAAGATAAGGGCGGACTGCAAGTCCGGCGCTCTATTATGCGGAGAATGTAAATTGATTCTCTACGACAAGATAAATAGGTTCCTAAAACAGCACAAGGAGGCTAGGGAGAAGGCTAGAGACAAAGTGGACGAATATAGGCTGGGCGTAAAGCTCCGTTAAAAACTCGGCGGGCCCTAAAAACAAAAGCCCTCTTAAGACACTATTTTGGCTATGGCGTAAGTCCCTCCGACCTTCTCAATTTGGACCTTCACGTGTTGGCCGGGCTCGGCGCCGGGCACGAAGACTATGAAGCCTTCAACTTTGGCCACGCCGTCGCCCCTCCTGGACTTCTCCACGATGTCTACCTCGATTACGTCTCCTTCCTTTACCGGCTTTGGCCCTCTCGGGCCGCCGCGGGATCTCCGCGGCCTTCTTCCTTCACCTTCCATTAGCCCCTAGGATTGGGGCTATAAAAACCTTTTCATTTCGGCGTGACGTAGTTCCTCCCATCTCTCTTCTCCACAGACACCAAGCCGAGGCGCTCCAGCCTCCGTACAGACTTAAAGACTGTCGTCCTCGGGAGGCCAAGGTTCCTCGCTATATCGGGCTCGTAGGCGCCTCCCGTCTTCTTCAAATAGGAGAGGACCAGCCTGTCCGTATCGTTAAGGTCTACATGCGGCGTCGCCCTCCTCCTAGTCACGCCATATGCAATGCCGACTGCCGCGATGGCTAGGACTATGCCCACTACATAATAGAGCCATGAGCTGGCGGACACATTTGTGGTGCTTGTAGAGGTCGGGGTGACCATTGTTATTGATGTGGATGACTGCGTCTCTGTGCTTTGAGTAGCGGTTTGAGTCGTGGGAGTTGGAGTCGTGTTGTTTGTCGGCGTGGAACCTTGGAGCGTATAGGCTACGACCCCCGGCCCTTCGGCTATGACCAATACCGAGTTGCCAGATCTGGTGAAGTTCAAGATCTTGAGGGCTGGCATCAATATAACGCCCCCTTGCGCCCAAATGATGTAGTCGCCATCTGTGACGTTGAAGGTCATGACGCCGTCGGCGATTTTGACCTTAGGGACATACTCCACTGTTATTAAGGCCCTGCCCAGCACCGGCACTAAGAGAGTAGAGCCGTTGAGTACAGCAAATACCGGCGTCTTGTTGTTAAGCACTACGGGCGTCGAGAGGGGCGCCGCGGGTAGCTGTAGGCTGTAGATGTTGCCCACCAGCGTCTGGTTGAAGACCAGCAGAGCGGTCCCGTTGGCGAAGAGGAGTATGACCCATATCATTAAGGAGAGGGAAAAAAGGTAAATATTTTGGTTTCGTTAGTCCTCGCCGTTGCCTTCGTCTTGCTCCCCACTATTTTGAGTCCCGCCGACCGGAGTGGTCCCGCTGCTTGAGCCTCCGTCGCGGCTGTCCTCGTCGCCGCCAGTAGGCTTGACCTTGCCGGCGCCTTTATGTTCCTCGGTGCTCGTGGTCTTGGCCTTATTTCCGTGGTCCTCGCCGCTGGCGCCTTTATGTTCTTCGGAGCCCTTGGCCTTGTTCCCGTGCTCCTCGCCCGATCCGGCTTGCACCTCTACCTTATAGCCCTTGCCTACCTTATGGATCTCTATCTGGGTGCCGTTGGCCAGTTTGACCTCCAGCTCCTTAATCGGCACCGTTATGTTGGATATCAGCGACGCCGCCTCCTTAAGCTGGGCGGCGGCCGAGGGGTTATATGGCGCCAGTCTGCTGGCCAGCGCCGAGAGGAAAGCCGACAGTTGCGACATGTTGGACGCAAAGGCTTTCACCTCCACCTCGCTACTGGTGCCGTTTATGGCCTTGATGCCCCTCTCAACTTCGTACTCCACCCTGGCCTTTAGGTAGGTGGCGTTGGGCGTCGTGGAGTTAAGCGCCTTGGCCGTCAGCATTATATTGACCTCGGCCCTCTTGGTGGCGTTGCTGGTGGCCACATAGGACCCCAGCTCTTTGAGCAAGGCCAGCGCCTGGGTGGTGTTGCCCGACTTGAGCGCCGACGCTACTTGCGACAACAGTTGGGACACATAGGTCGAGTTGTAGTTGCCCAGCGCGTGGCCGACGACGTGTATATAGTAGGCGGTGGAGCCGTTATATATCACGGTCTTGAGGTTGACTGTCAGTACCTGCTTGTTGTAGTTTACTACTATCTGTGTAGTATTGGACACATAGACTATGTGGATTGTGCCGGAGGGAGTCGTCACGTAGACCTCAGTGGCGTTGGGGAGCTGGGTCACGTTGGCGGCGGGCGCCTTGGTGGCGTTGACGCTCGTGATGTTTGCCGTCTGTGTGGAGTTGGTCCCGTTGACGGACGTCGTGTTCGCTGCAAGCGTCGTGTGGGCTCCGGCTAGAGCCAGCGCCAATACGGCTATTGTTACCGCCAGGACGAACTTTACGAGCTCCCGCATGGGCCTTTTGAACCTGTGCTTAAAAAAGGAATGCGTTTATTCCCCGTCGTGTAGGGCCGGCGGAACGGCGTGAATGCCGCCTCTCGGTCCATTCACGGCGTGAATGTTATATTTAGGCCCGACGGGGACATCATGAGGCCTCTAGAGGGCGTCAGAATCCTCGACTTCACCGCCGCCATGGCCGGGCCCTTCGCCACCATGTTGCTCGCCGACTTGGGCGCGGAGGTCATAAAGATAGAGCCGCCTGAAGGCGACCACGCGAGGGACTGGGGGCCTCCCTTCTACGGCGAGAAGTACAGCGCGTACTTCGCGAGCGTCAACCGCGGCAAGAAGTCGGTTGTCCTCGACCTAAAGAGGCCGGAAGCGCGCGAGGTGGTATATAGGCTGGCCAAAACCGCTAGGGCCGTCGTCGTCAACTTCCGCCCGGGCGTCGCGGAGCGCCTAGGCGTCGACTACAAGTCGTTAAGCGCGCACAACCCCGATCTGGTTTACTGTAGCATATCGGGCTTCGGGGAGGGCCCCTACCGCGACCTGCCCGCCTACGACTTGGTGGCCCTCGCCATGTCCGGCCTCATGGACCTCACAGGCGAGCCCGAGGGCCCTCCCGTCAAGTTCGCAGTGCCCATTGCTGATATAACTGCAGGCTTCTACTGCGCCCTATACGTCACGGCGGCGGTGCTGAGCGGCGCCAAGGGCCCCATAGAGGTGCCGTTGCTAGATGCCGCCATATCGCTTCTGACCCACCAAGCCGGCTACTATTTCGCCACAGGGGAGGCCCCCAAGAGGACGGGGAGCGCGCACCACCAAATAGCCCCCTACCAGGCCTTCAAGGCCAAAGACGGCTACATCGTGCTGGCCGTCGGGAGCGACCACCTCTGGAGGAAGTTCTGCGAGGCTATAGGCAGGCCGGAGCTAGCCGACGACCCGCGCTTCAAGACCAACGGGGACAGAGTGAGGAACAGGGCGGAGCTCGTGAGGATAGTCGAGGAGGAGCTGTCGCGGAGGGAAGTAGGCTACTGGGTCTCCCTCATGTGGCGCAACGGCGTCGCGGCGGCTCCCATATACAACGTGGCGCAGGTCTTCCAAGACCCCCACGTGAGGCAGAGGGGGCTCGTGGTGGAGATGAGGGGGCCATACGGCGCTGTGAAAGCCATACGGGCTCCTGGGAGCTCGGCCGCTTTGGATCTAGGCAACTACACGCCCCCGCCCGCGCTGGGCGAACACACAATTGAGGTGTTGAGGGGGCTCGGCTACTCCGACGAGGAGATCCGCAGGCTCATAGAGGGCGGCGCGGCCCGTGCGGGAAAAATTTAATAATTCGGCAGTACAGCACTAATAGCGGCCGTAGCTCAGCGGGAGAGCGCCCGGCTGAAGACCGGGCGGTCCCGGGTTCAAGTCCCGGCGGCCGCACCTGCTCACTCTCCTTCGGGGGTCGGGTAGACGATCCTTACGCCGGCCTCTTTAAATATGGCAACTACCTTGTCGGGGTTTTTGTCGTGGATAAACGGCGTTATTACGTATACCGAGTCCACCTTGGCGCCAGTCCTCTTCTCGTAGTACTCCTTCTTCTTTAGGACAATGGGCAGGTCGCCCCGCCTGACTGCCGCCGTCAGCTCGACCAAGATGGTCTTGCCGTCCCTAACCACCACGTCTATCTCCACCTCGGAGGGGAAGCCGTAGACGTAGCCCTCGGCGTCGTAGAAGTACTCCTTCTTCACCTTCCACCCGGCCTCCTCCAAAATCTCCAGGAGCCCCGTGCGGAAAGCCTCCTCGCTCCAAACTCCCCACCTCGCCCCAAGGGCCGCAATCATGTTTTCAAGCCTTCTAACTTCTTTCTCAAGCCTATCTTCAACCTTGCCGATTCTGTCTTCTAGCCTGTTGATGTGGTCTAACAGGCTTTTCTCAGTTTTGGCCAGGTCTTCCTTTGTTGCCAGCATTTGCCAAGGGGTCAGCTTTGCCAGTGCTTGGTAAAGAATCTGCGGTCTGGCCTCTAGAGCCTCGGCTATGATCTCAGGGTGTTCGAGCAATACTTTCTTCACCTCCTCTACAGACACGTGTTTAATGACGCGCAGATATAAATACTTGCATCTCTCCGCGGCGAACTTCCCCTAGGCTTCACGGCCGGCACGTGGCGCCGCTTGGGAGGAGGGCCGGTAGCCCCAGTAAGCGGCTCAACATAGAGCTCCACCTTTTGGTGGACCGTCTGCCGTCATGTACGGCGATGTGAAGATTTCCGTTTGGGGCTCTGCGGGCTGTTGCTGATGGCGGCAACACGCTCTTGCCAGGCCGAGGCGCCTCATATGTCTGGGGGAGGGCCTTGCGCATAATGTCGCTGAAAAGGCATTTCCAAGTGCGGGGCTGTCTTCGTGGCTCTGCTTGGGCTGGAACTCGATAGATTCGAGGTCATAGCGGCGACCAAAGAGCGGATGTAGTTAGAGAAGGCCACCTCCCAGGACGCCTATATTGATGACGAGAGGGCCGTCGAGACTTTAAGAGCAGGGGCCCCGACATATCTCTAGTGCTTGGTCTCCTAGTGTTGCCGCCGATATGGCTCCCTCCGGGTATAGAAGCCAAGAGACATCTTGCTGTAGTGAAAATAGCGGAGGGGCGTTAGAGACGTCGAGGCGGCTGGACTGTGCGGCGACTGGAAATCGCTTTGATTGAAGGAGGTGCTGAGGGGGATGGGGCCCTAAGGCTAAGTCGTGTTGCTCGCAGGGGACGGCTTGATATTAATCTGGTAGCGCCAGGCCTTCGTCATGGCTCGAGGTCTTCTTGAAGGAGCGGAAGGTGGATTATGGCCATATATATTACCATATAGTCGCTATAATTATATAATTAGTTTGTTTCTATGACCATGGACTATTCAATTTTCTCGGGGTTCACCTTAATTTTTGGACCTCCTGGTAGTGGGAAGACGTCTCTGGCCCTACATGTAGCCAGCAGGCTGGGGAAGTCTATACTCTATATAGGTATGTACGAACACAGGGAGAGGATAAAGGCCAAATTGGGCTATTTGGGTCTCGACGAGGATGCCTTTCATATCTACGACTTCATAAATATCACCGAACACGCGGCCGTATTGGAGATGATTGGCGATATCTACGTGAGAGAGGCCCCCGATGTGGTTGTCCTCGACGGGGTGAACTACTTCCCCGAGGACAGACAGACGGCGTCGGCGATATACCGTATGTTCGAGACGCCGGTAGTGGCCGTCGGCGAGGAGCCCATAGGCGGCAAGCCGCTGGCCTACATGGCCGACGTGTTGATCCAAATTGAGCAGGTCTTCGCGAGGGGAAGCCGCTATAGGGTTTTGAGGTTCCTCAAGTCGCGTACTGGCCAGCCGCCAGGCTCCGAGTTCTATCTGGCCATCGTGAGGGGAGGGCCCGTGGTTGTAGAGCCTTGGGATGAGGGAAAGGTCTCTGCCAAAATCGCCGCGGCGCTCCCCATGAGGCGCGTGGTTTTCACAGAGGAGGCCGTGAAGGCCCTTGCGGCCGCCAGGCGGGACTACTCGCCGGGCCTTTTGGAGGGCTCCCGCGTGGCCGACTTCGTGGGCATGGGCCTTGAGGACATGGCCCTGGCCGCCGCGTTGATCTGCGACTACGCTGAGGCGGCGAAGACGGCGCTCGTGTACATGTACCCTGCAGTGGAGAGGTTCTTGAAGTGCGATGTGGAGAGGCGCTTGGTGCCTGTGGACAGCCTTGCGGATGAGAGGGGGCTCGAGGCCTTGAGGGACGCCGTGGGGGACTCCAAGGTCGCTGTCCTCTACGGGTTGGAGCACGTGTTGCGGACGTTGGGCGCCAAGAGGCTCCGCTTCGTCCTCGACTTTCTGAGCTCGTGGCGGCCCGAGCTGGCCCTGCTGGCCTTCTTCTCGGGCGTCGAGCCGTCGCCGAGGCTTACGGCTATGTTCAACACTGTGTGGCGCATCGAGGGCGGGAAGGCCGAAGTCGTCAAGTCTATGTTGGGCTGGCCTGTCAGGTCCTTTAGGGTAGAGAGGAAGGAGGGCGTCTACTACTTCCGCCCCGAATAGATTTATAGCCGCAACTCAAGTCCTCTGTGAGGTTGGTCTTGTGGGTGTTGCTCGCCGAATATGTGGGCATAGCTGTAATGGCGTTTTTGGGCTATGTGTACCACGGCGTGGTGCCCAAATTTCTAATCGACATGTTGAGGAGCCAAATAAACCAGACGGTGGTGGGCCCGCTTTCTATTTTCGCCCACAACGCGGTGCTGATGACCGCCGACTCTGTGCCGTTTATAGGGCCCGCCGCGCTTGCCTTCTCGATTTCCGCGACAGGCTTTATCCTCGGCGCAGTTATAGGCTATGCGGCCGGCGGGCTGGGAATTTTGGCGCTCGCCGCCGGCTATTTGGCCTCCGTTGCGCTTCCCCACGGCGTCTTAGAGCTTTCTGCTTACGCCTTCGCCACGGCTGGCTCTATAGACGCAACTAGGAAGTTACTGTCGAGGCGGGGCGGCGCATTGAGGAGCTGGCTAATCCACTACGCCGTAGCTCTAGCTCTCCTCCTCGCCGCGGCCTATTTGGAGTGGCTTGAAATAACGTGGCTAAGTGGATTATTGCCGAAGTTTGGTTGACGCGGAAAAAGGGCCTACGGCGGGATTATATGTATCACAGGCGAGGTCCTGAAGCTCCACTGGCCGGTCTTGGGGTCACGTCTCACGTGCGTGAACACGTGCCAATTGTCCTCGTCGATATAGGGGTAGTCCGCATTTAAGTAGTAGCCTCTCGACTCCTTTCTGTTCATCATAGAGAACGTCACGGCCTGCCCCACGATCAGGCGGTGGTAGGTCTCCCAGACGCGGAGCAACTCGTGGAGGCTTGCGGCCGCGGCGAAGCGGAAGTCCTCCTCCAACATCTTGAGGAGCTCCCAGGCGCGGCCGAGCATGTACATGTTGGTCGTATAGAACATGCCCCAGCCGGCGACGTACTCGTC
This region includes:
- a CDS encoding TRAM domain-containing protein, giving the protein MEGEGRRPRRSRGGPRGPKPVKEGDVIEVDIVEKSRRGDGVAKVEGFIVFVPGAEPGQHVKVQIEKVGGTYAIAKIVS
- a CDS encoding helix-turn-helix domain-containing protein, whose product is MIWVILLFANGTALLVFNQTLVGNIYSLQLPAAPLSTPVVLNNKTPVFAVLNGSTLLVPVLGRALITVEYVPKVKIADGVMTFNVTDGDYIIWAQGGVILMPALKILNFTRSGNSVLVIAEGPGVVAYTLQGSTPTNNTTPTPTTQTATQSTETQSSTSITMVTPTSTSTTNVSASSWLYYVVGIVLAIAAVGIAYGVTRRRATPHVDLNDTDRLVLSYLKKTGGAYEPDIARNLGLPRTTVFKSVRRLERLGLVSVEKRDGRNYVTPK
- a CDS encoding CaiB/BaiF CoA-transferase family protein, which encodes MRPLEGVRILDFTAAMAGPFATMLLADLGAEVIKIEPPEGDHARDWGPPFYGEKYSAYFASVNRGKKSVVLDLKRPEAREVVYRLAKTARAVVVNFRPGVAERLGVDYKSLSAHNPDLVYCSISGFGEGPYRDLPAYDLVALAMSGLMDLTGEPEGPPVKFAVPIADITAGFYCALYVTAAVLSGAKGPIEVPLLDAAISLLTHQAGYYFATGEAPKRTGSAHHQIAPYQAFKAKDGYIVLAVGSDHLWRKFCEAIGRPELADDPRFKTNGDRVRNRAELVRIVEEELSRREVGYWVSLMWRNGVAAAPIYNVAQVFQDPHVRQRGLVVEMRGPYGAVKAIRAPGSSAALDLGNYTPPPALGEHTIEVLRGLGYSDEEIRRLIEGGAARAGKI
- a CDS encoding DUF3782 domain-containing protein — translated: MSVEEVKKVLLEHPEIIAEALEARPQILYQALAKLTPWQMLATKEDLAKTEKSLLDHINRLEDRIGKVEDRLEKEVRRLENMIAALGARWGVWSEEAFRTGLLEILEEAGWKVKKEYFYDAEGYVYGFPSEVEIDVVVRDGKTILVELTAAVRRGDLPIVLKKKEYYEKRTGAKVDSVYVITPFIHDKNPDKVVAIFKEAGVRIVYPTPEGE
- a CDS encoding AAA family ATPase, which translates into the protein MDYSIFSGFTLIFGPPGSGKTSLALHVASRLGKSILYIGMYEHRERIKAKLGYLGLDEDAFHIYDFINITEHAAVLEMIGDIYVREAPDVVVLDGVNYFPEDRQTASAIYRMFETPVVAVGEEPIGGKPLAYMADVLIQIEQVFARGSRYRVLRFLKSRTGQPPGSEFYLAIVRGGPVVVEPWDEGKVSAKIAAALPMRRVVFTEEAVKALAAARRDYSPGLLEGSRVADFVGMGLEDMALAAALICDYAEAAKTALVYMYPAVERFLKCDVERRLVPVDSLADERGLEALRDAVGDSKVAVLYGLEHVLRTLGAKRLRFVLDFLSSWRPELALLAFFSGVEPSPRLTAMFNTVWRIEGGKAEVVKSMLGWPVRSFRVERKEGVYYFRPE
- a CDS encoding stage II sporulation protein M; amino-acid sequence: MRLVLWVLLAEYVGIAVMAFLGYVYHGVVPKFLIDMLRSQINQTVVGPLSIFAHNAVLMTADSVPFIGPAALAFSISATGFILGAVIGYAAGGLGILALAAGYLASVALPHGVLELSAYAFATAGSIDATRKLLSRRGGALRSWLIHYAVALALLLAAAYLEWLEITWLSGLLPKFG